One window from the genome of Kaistella carnis encodes:
- a CDS encoding DUF6576 domain-containing protein, with protein MNTLLILLAVAVIFIYFFRKNLKEKFIPNKEKYYTIDDRFNAERKERQNEIDELLSKIGKNGLSDLSPKDKQRLDELSKKTN; from the coding sequence ATGAACACCTTGCTTATTTTACTTGCAGTAGCGGTAATATTCATCTACTTTTTTCGAAAAAACCTGAAGGAAAAATTTATTCCGAATAAAGAGAAATATTACACCATTGATGATCGTTTTAATGCAGAAAGAAAAGAAAGACAAAACGAAATTGATGAACTCTTGAGTAAAATAGGAAAAAACGGCTTGAGTGATCTGTCGCCAAAAGATAAACAACGGCTTGATGAACTCTCAAAAAAAACAAATTAG
- the ileS gene encoding isoleucine--tRNA ligase — protein sequence MKKFTEYKNLDLTAVAENITQYWEKNQTFKKSVEIREGKPEYVFYEGPPSANGMPGIHHVMARALKDIFCRYQTQNGKQVFRKAGWDTHGLPIELGVEKELGITKEDIGKTISVEDYNQACRNAVMRYTDVWNDLTEKIGYWVDLEDPYITYEPKYMETVWWLLKQLYNKDLMYKGYTIQPYSPAAGTGLSSHELNQPGTYRDVSDTTVVAQFKLKRAPENASETRKKLSAIAYPESNIDSSEIAGASCGGALHWEEFEAEKPKANVYFLAWTTTPWTLPSNTALAVGRDIEYVLVKTFNQYTFEPIHIILASVLVQKNFGKKYFEGTDEDFKNYSSENKTIPYQVLMEFTGEKLAGTEYEQLIPWFLPAENADKAFRVIIGDFVTTEDGTGIVHIAPTFGADDSRVAKDNDIPPMLIKDANDNLVPLVDLQGRFLKGGNTPQLFAEKFIKNEYYDNGTAPEKSWDVELAILLKTENKAFKVEKYVHSYPHCWRTDKPVLYYPLDSWFVKMTAVKDRLVALNENINWKPKSTGEGRFANWLVNVNDWNLSRSRYWGIPLPIWRTEDLKEEIIIGSVEELMTEIQKSIEAGFMTENPFAAFEVGNMSKENYANIDLHKNIVDKIILVSASGKPMKRESDLIDVWFDSGSMPYAQLHYPFENKEMIDSNKAFPADFIAEGVDQTRGWFYTLHAIATSVFDSVAYKNVISNGLVLDKNGQKMSKRLGNAVDPFTTLEKYGPDATRWYMISNANPWENLKFDLEGIDEVRRKFFGTLYNTYSFFALYANVDGFTYAEKDVENRPEIDRWILSELNLLVKDVTSFYEDYEPTKVARAINNFVNDNLSNWYVRLCRRRFWKGDYSEDKISAYQTLYTCLETVAKIAAPVAPFFMDQLYQNLNKITGKDGAESVHLSDFPKAQESLIDQDLVEKTHLAQQITSMVFSLRKKENIKVRQPLQKVMIPVLDKKTEAQILAVSDLVKQEVNVKELQLINADEAADLIVKHIKPNFKTLGARLGKDMKTVAGEITNFTAEQISTLEKEGKMEIQGYEISLDDVEILTKDIPGWTVTSEGKLTVALDLTLTDELKAEGISREFINRVQNLRKDKEFDLTDRITIRLEEENPFEKEIMNNEAYISEEVLSDRIEIVNSLSNFDEIEIDDVKFKVEVQKQ from the coding sequence ATGAAGAAGTTTACCGAATATAAAAATCTCGATTTAACAGCCGTTGCCGAGAACATTACCCAGTATTGGGAAAAGAATCAGACTTTTAAAAAATCCGTCGAGATCCGCGAAGGAAAGCCGGAATACGTTTTTTATGAAGGTCCGCCTTCTGCCAACGGAATGCCCGGAATTCACCATGTGATGGCAAGAGCGTTGAAAGATATTTTCTGTCGCTACCAAACTCAAAACGGAAAACAGGTCTTTCGTAAAGCAGGTTGGGATACGCATGGTTTACCTATCGAATTAGGCGTAGAAAAAGAATTAGGGATTACTAAAGAAGATATTGGTAAAACAATTTCTGTTGAAGATTACAATCAAGCCTGCCGTAATGCGGTAATGCGCTACACCGATGTGTGGAATGATCTGACCGAAAAAATCGGATATTGGGTAGATTTAGAAGATCCGTATATCACGTACGAACCAAAATACATGGAAACTGTTTGGTGGCTTTTGAAGCAACTTTACAACAAAGATTTAATGTATAAAGGTTACACGATTCAACCGTATTCTCCGGCAGCAGGAACTGGTTTATCTTCTCATGAATTGAATCAGCCGGGAACATATCGTGATGTTTCTGACACAACTGTAGTTGCGCAATTTAAATTGAAACGCGCCCCAGAAAACGCAAGCGAAACCCGGAAAAAATTATCCGCGATCGCTTATCCGGAATCAAACATTGACAGTTCCGAAATCGCTGGAGCCTCTTGTGGTGGTGCATTGCATTGGGAAGAATTCGAGGCTGAGAAACCGAAAGCAAATGTGTATTTTCTTGCTTGGACGACTACTCCATGGACTTTACCCTCAAACACCGCTTTAGCAGTCGGACGTGATATTGAATATGTATTGGTGAAAACCTTTAACCAATATACTTTTGAACCGATCCATATTATTTTAGCAAGTGTACTTGTACAAAAGAATTTCGGTAAAAAATATTTTGAAGGAACAGACGAAGATTTTAAAAATTACAGTTCAGAAAATAAAACAATTCCTTATCAAGTTTTAATGGAATTTACCGGTGAAAAATTAGCCGGAACAGAATATGAACAATTGATTCCGTGGTTTTTACCTGCAGAAAATGCAGACAAAGCATTCCGCGTAATTATCGGAGATTTTGTAACTACAGAAGATGGAACAGGAATCGTACATATCGCGCCAACTTTTGGTGCAGACGATTCGCGAGTTGCCAAAGATAACGATATTCCACCAATGTTGATCAAAGATGCGAACGATAATCTTGTTCCTTTGGTTGACTTGCAAGGGCGTTTTCTAAAAGGTGGAAATACACCGCAATTATTTGCAGAGAAATTCATTAAAAACGAATATTATGATAACGGAACTGCGCCTGAAAAATCTTGGGATGTAGAACTGGCAATTCTTTTAAAGACTGAAAATAAAGCCTTTAAAGTAGAAAAATACGTTCACAGTTATCCACATTGTTGGAGAACTGACAAACCGGTTTTATATTATCCTTTGGATTCTTGGTTTGTGAAAATGACGGCGGTTAAAGACCGTTTGGTAGCATTAAATGAAAACATTAACTGGAAACCGAAATCAACCGGTGAAGGGCGTTTTGCAAACTGGCTCGTTAACGTAAATGACTGGAATCTTTCCCGTTCAAGATATTGGGGAATTCCTTTGCCAATATGGCGTACGGAAGATTTAAAAGAAGAAATCATCATCGGATCTGTTGAAGAATTAATGACTGAAATCCAGAAATCAATTGAGGCTGGATTCATGACTGAAAATCCTTTTGCGGCTTTCGAGGTTGGAAATATGTCGAAAGAAAATTATGCGAACATCGATTTGCATAAAAATATTGTTGATAAAATAATCTTAGTTTCAGCTTCAGGAAAACCAATGAAACGCGAATCTGATTTGATCGATGTTTGGTTTGACTCAGGTTCAATGCCTTATGCGCAACTTCATTATCCTTTTGAAAACAAGGAAATGATTGATTCGAATAAAGCCTTCCCAGCAGATTTCATTGCGGAAGGAGTTGATCAAACACGCGGATGGTTTTATACTTTGCACGCCATCGCAACATCGGTTTTCGATTCTGTAGCGTATAAAAATGTAATATCGAACGGTTTGGTTCTGGACAAAAACGGACAGAAAATGTCGAAACGTTTAGGAAATGCGGTTGATCCATTTACGACTTTAGAAAAATACGGTCCCGATGCAACGCGTTGGTATATGATTTCTAATGCGAATCCTTGGGAAAACCTAAAGTTCGATTTGGAAGGAATTGATGAAGTTCGTCGTAAATTCTTCGGAACTCTTTACAACACGTATTCATTCTTTGCTTTATATGCGAATGTTGACGGATTTACTTACGCTGAAAAAGACGTAGAAAACCGTCCGGAAATTGACCGATGGATTTTATCAGAACTGAATTTATTGGTAAAAGACGTTACTTCTTTCTACGAAGATTACGAACCAACGAAAGTTGCGAGAGCCATTAATAATTTTGTTAATGATAACTTAAGCAACTGGTACGTAAGACTTTGCCGTAGAAGATTCTGGAAAGGCGATTATTCTGAAGACAAAATTTCTGCTTACCAAACTTTATATACTTGCTTAGAAACGGTAGCGAAAATTGCCGCTCCAGTTGCTCCATTTTTCATGGATCAATTGTATCAGAATTTAAACAAAATTACCGGAAAAGATGGTGCAGAATCAGTTCACTTATCTGATTTCCCGAAAGCTCAGGAAAGTTTGATCGATCAGGATTTAGTGGAGAAAACACATTTGGCTCAGCAAATTACGTCGATGGTATTTTCATTAAGAAAGAAAGAAAACATCAAAGTAAGACAACCACTTCAGAAAGTGATGATCCCAGTTTTGGACAAAAAAACAGAAGCGCAAATTTTAGCAGTTTCAGATTTGGTAAAACAGGAAGTGAATGTAAAAGAACTGCAACTCATTAATGCTGATGAAGCGGCTGATTTAATTGTAAAACACATCAAGCCAAACTTTAAAACTTTAGGAGCACGACTTGGAAAAGATATGAAAACCGTTGCGGGAGAAATCACCAATTTCACAGCCGAACAGATTTCAACTTTAGAAAAAGAAGGGAAAATGGAAATTCAGGGTTACGAAATTTCCCTGGATGATGTTGAAATTTTAACAAAAGATATTCCAGGCTGGACGGTAACGAGCGAAGGAAAATTAACGGTAGCTTTGGATCTAACATTAACGGATGAACTGAAAGCAGAAGGAATTTCCAGAGAATTCATCAATCGCGTTCAGAATTTAAGAAAGGATAAAGAATTCGACTTAACCGACAGAATTACAATACGTTTGGAAGAAGAAAATCCATTTGAGAAGGAAATTATGAATAATGAGGCATATATTTCTGAAGAAGTATTGTCAGATAGAATAGAAATTGTAAATTCACTCTCAAATTTTGACGAAATAGAGATTGATGATGTTAAATTTAAAGTAGAAGTACAAAAACAATGA
- a CDS encoding TraR/DksA family transcriptional regulator → MGEDRQRYSDADLQQFKEVIQGKIEKAEKDLMLIRESFINDQNNGTDDTSPTFKAFEEGAETLSKEQNSILAGRQEKFVRDLKNALVRIENKTYGICRVTGKLIPKERLMAVPHATLSIEAKNMQR, encoded by the coding sequence ATGGGAGAAGACAGACAAAGGTACAGCGATGCTGACCTGCAGCAATTTAAAGAAGTTATTCAGGGAAAAATAGAGAAAGCTGAAAAAGATTTAATGTTAATTAGAGAAAGTTTCATCAATGATCAAAATAATGGAACTGATGATACTTCGCCAACATTTAAAGCATTTGAAGAAGGTGCTGAAACCTTAAGCAAAGAGCAAAACTCGATTCTCGCAGGAAGACAGGAAAAATTTGTGCGTGATTTAAAGAACGCCTTGGTTCGTATTGAAAACAAAACCTACGGGATTTGCAGAGTTACGGGAAAATTAATTCCGAAAGAAAGATTAATGGCAGTTCCTCACGCAACTTTAAGCATTGAAGCGAAAAACATGCAACGCTAA
- the trpS gene encoding tryptophan--tRNA ligase, with amino-acid sequence MSRILTGIQATGTPHLGNLLGAIIPAIELSKKPDNESFLFIANLHSLTQIKNAEELKQNTYEIAAAWLACGLDTEKTFFYRQSDIAEVCELSWYLSCFFPYQRLTLAHSFKDKADRLDDVNAGLFTYPVLMAADILLYNAEVVPVGKDQLQHLEMARDMGARFNHQMGEVFVLPQAELQEDTKYVPGTDGNKMSKSRGNIINIFLPEKELKKQVMGIETDSKSLEDPKDPETDKVFALYELIATPEETDILRQKYLAGNFGYGHAKTELLNLILTRFAKERELFTYYMNNLPELEEKLLQGAEKTRAIAQETLKRVRESLGV; translated from the coding sequence ATGTCCAGAATACTTACCGGAATCCAGGCTACAGGTACTCCACACCTTGGAAATTTATTGGGAGCAATTATTCCCGCCATCGAACTTTCGAAAAAACCAGACAACGAATCGTTTTTGTTTATCGCGAATCTGCACTCTTTAACGCAGATTAAAAATGCAGAAGAACTAAAGCAAAACACGTACGAAATCGCTGCTGCCTGGCTTGCGTGCGGCTTAGACACGGAGAAAACATTTTTCTACAGACAAAGTGATATCGCGGAGGTTTGTGAACTTTCCTGGTATTTATCCTGCTTTTTTCCTTACCAAAGATTAACCCTGGCTCATTCTTTTAAAGATAAAGCTGACCGCTTAGATGATGTAAACGCCGGTTTATTTACTTATCCTGTTTTAATGGCGGCAGATATTCTTTTATATAATGCAGAAGTAGTTCCTGTAGGAAAAGATCAGTTACAGCACTTGGAAATGGCGCGGGACATGGGCGCGAGATTCAACCACCAAATGGGAGAAGTTTTCGTGTTGCCACAAGCTGAATTACAGGAAGACACAAAATATGTTCCGGGAACCGACGGAAATAAAATGTCGAAATCAAGAGGAAACATCATTAATATTTTCTTACCGGAAAAGGAATTGAAAAAGCAGGTGATGGGAATTGAAACGGATTCTAAATCTCTGGAAGATCCAAAAGATCCGGAAACCGATAAAGTTTTTGCACTTTACGAACTCATTGCCACACCGGAAGAAACTGATATTTTAAGACAAAAATATCTCGCCGGAAACTTTGGTTACGGACATGCGAAAACAGAGTTGCTTAATTTAATTCTGACCCGATTTGCGAAGGAAAGAGAACTGTTTACTTATTACATGAACAATCTTCCGGAACTGGAAGAAAAACTACTGCAAGGCGCGGAGAAAACTAGAGCGATTGCACAGGAAACATTAAAACGCGTACGAGAAAGCTTGGGCGTATAA
- a CDS encoding lipoprotein signal peptidase, which translates to MKKIALITLIVLLIDQVSKFYIKTHFNLGESVSVFPGFKLTFVENPGMAYGFHFGGLLGKYALVIIRVFLVGGMVYLFNKWLKEGASNYLIVPMTIIFAGAIGNLIDGMFYGMLFDSGTVYDESIGRWIEYGGISKVVPFGEGYSTFMKGCVVDMLHFPLVDWNVPASWPIIGGKHIEFFKYIFNVADSAITVGAALLIIFRKKAFPNGFDF; encoded by the coding sequence ATGAAAAAGATAGCTCTAATCACTCTTATCGTTCTGTTAATTGATCAGGTTTCGAAATTTTACATAAAAACTCATTTTAATCTTGGTGAGAGCGTTTCTGTTTTTCCAGGTTTTAAACTCACCTTTGTAGAAAATCCAGGAATGGCCTATGGTTTTCATTTTGGCGGATTACTCGGTAAATATGCGTTGGTAATCATTCGTGTGTTTTTGGTGGGCGGAATGGTTTACCTCTTCAATAAATGGCTGAAAGAAGGCGCAAGCAACTATTTGATCGTGCCCATGACCATTATCTTTGCCGGCGCCATAGGAAACTTAATTGACGGAATGTTTTACGGAATGCTTTTCGACAGCGGTACTGTTTATGACGAAAGCATCGGCAGATGGATTGAATATGGCGGCATTTCGAAAGTCGTGCCTTTTGGGGAAGGCTACTCTACTTTTATGAAAGGTTGTGTGGTTGATATGCTACATTTCCCTTTAGTCGACTGGAATGTTCCGGCGAGCTGGCCCATCATTGGCGGAAAGCATATTGAATTTTTTAAATATATTTTTAATGTTGCCGATTCTGCAATTACAGTTGGTGCAGCTTTATTGATTATTTTTCGGAAGAAAGCTTTTCCTAATGGCTTTGATTTTTAA
- a CDS encoding sensor histidine kinase — MSDILSFIIERDTYNSILYAVLGGLFLLSAFHLVMFFQNRDKSYLLYSFYTFFCFLAYIPVVDSGFLLNLSQYYGLDFRSKQFFTIICNSLYFLFFAHFLNVKKKNIVWYRIIVLPVFAYMVVATLTFLLLKGGFGDEYFNWFNRAYTFLITVQTLISFYILMLIKNNLKYYIIFGGVILFLCSIIGEHQIRELPFLNLTKKTGDFIYFIGLFIENLAFSFALGHRQRNIYIEKLSSDKNLIEELKKSEILKDRVNLENERRLSTENEKIKYLQDISELKLSILQTQMNPHFIFNALNSIKYYIEKNDAALAVNYLTKFSKLIRTILTASRMKEFTLEEELQTIQVYVDIENLRFNNEMDFTIEVSPEVDEHKIKLPPMVLQPYIENAIIHGIATSDTKKIDLKVSQEKNSIFIKIKDNGIGRRESEKNQNKTKKFGKSLGTKIADEMLKNYFGSDSYSIVYHDLEENNHSCGTMVVLQIPAP; from the coding sequence ATGTCCGATATTTTAAGTTTCATTATCGAACGTGATACCTACAACAGTATTTTATATGCCGTTTTGGGAGGATTATTTTTGCTCTCTGCGTTTCATCTGGTGATGTTTTTCCAGAATCGCGACAAATCTTATTTACTCTATAGTTTTTATACTTTTTTTTGCTTTTTAGCTTACATTCCCGTAGTTGACAGTGGTTTTCTTCTCAATTTATCTCAATACTACGGATTGGATTTCAGGTCAAAGCAATTTTTCACGATTATTTGCAACAGTTTGTACTTTCTCTTTTTTGCGCATTTTTTAAATGTAAAAAAGAAAAACATTGTATGGTACCGAATCATTGTCCTTCCCGTTTTTGCTTATATGGTGGTTGCTACCCTTACATTTCTTCTCTTAAAGGGGGGCTTTGGCGATGAATATTTTAATTGGTTTAACAGAGCTTATACATTTTTAATCACGGTTCAAACCCTCATTTCTTTTTATATTTTGATGCTTATTAAAAATAATCTTAAATATTACATCATTTTCGGAGGGGTTATTTTATTCCTTTGCTCTATCATCGGCGAACATCAGATTCGGGAATTACCCTTTTTAAATTTGACTAAAAAAACCGGAGATTTCATCTATTTTATTGGACTTTTTATTGAAAATCTGGCCTTTTCTTTCGCGTTAGGTCACAGGCAAAGAAACATTTATATCGAAAAATTGTCCTCCGATAAAAATTTAATTGAAGAACTTAAAAAGAGTGAAATTTTAAAAGACCGTGTAAATCTTGAAAACGAAAGAAGGCTTTCAACTGAAAATGAAAAAATAAAATATTTACAGGATATATCTGAACTTAAGCTTTCGATACTTCAAACGCAGATGAACCCTCATTTTATTTTTAATGCCCTCAATTCTATAAAATATTATATCGAAAAAAATGACGCTGCGCTCGCTGTAAATTACCTCACGAAATTTTCAAAATTAATCAGAACCATCCTTACTGCTTCTAGGATGAAGGAATTTACACTGGAAGAAGAACTTCAGACCATTCAGGTTTATGTTGACATTGAAAACTTACGTTTTAATAATGAAATGGATTTTACGATTGAAGTCTCGCCTGAAGTGGATGAACATAAAATAAAATTACCACCCATGGTTTTGCAACCTTACATTGAAAATGCTATTATTCACGGCATTGCAACATCTGACACCAAAAAAATTGATTTAAAAGTTTCGCAGGAAAAGAATTCTATTTTCATTAAAATAAAGGATAACGGCATTGGTCGGCGGGAATCGGAAAAAAATCAAAATAAAACGAAGAAGTTCGGAAAATCATTGGGTACAAAAATCGCTGATGAGATGCTCAAAAATTATTTCGGTTCAGATTCTTATTCTATTGTTTATCACGACCTGGAAGAAAATAACCACTCTTGTGGAACGATGGTGGTTTTGCAAATTCCCGCTCCTTAA
- a CDS encoding DUF2062 domain-containing protein, giving the protein MKRFLKENILESDGNNELKAKSIALGIFIGLSPFWGFHSFLAITLAVYFKMNKVLTFMASQITFPPLIPLIIFLSMMVGAPFVSHTTSLENQSFDFEFIKANLTQYIIGSFILSITCSVTMGFLSYFILEKFKS; this is encoded by the coding sequence TTGAAGAGATTTCTGAAAGAAAATATTTTAGAGAGTGATGGTAATAATGAACTGAAAGCAAAATCGATCGCCCTGGGAATTTTCATTGGCCTTTCGCCCTTTTGGGGTTTCCATTCTTTTTTGGCAATTACACTGGCGGTTTATTTCAAAATGAATAAGGTACTGACTTTCATGGCTTCCCAGATTACGTTTCCGCCCTTGATTCCTTTAATTATATTTCTATCGATGATGGTGGGTGCTCCATTTGTAAGTCATACCACTTCTTTAGAAAATCAGAGTTTCGATTTCGAATTTATAAAAGCCAACCTTACGCAATATATTATTGGAAGTTTTATCCTTTCAATTACCTGTTCAGTCACGATGGGATTTTTATCCTACTTTATTTTAGAAAAATTTAAGTCTTAA
- a CDS encoding DUF2683 family protein — translation MESLIVHPKNQMELNALKSVMKDMGIRYEKFHTRNHNTAPKPEPKSTTKRADKPARTYKDKPKNDL, via the coding sequence ATGGAATCCCTTATTGTACATCCGAAAAACCAAATGGAACTCAATGCGCTGAAAAGTGTGATGAAAGACATGGGCATTAGATATGAAAAATTTCATACCCGAAATCATAATACTGCTCCAAAACCTGAACCCAAAAGCACAACCAAAAGAGCAGATAAACCTGCAAGAACCTATAAAGACAAACCAAAGAACGACTTATAA
- a CDS encoding IS1182 family transposase, whose protein sequence is MNYMSIKFKDYNQQQNWLFPPSIEELIPENHPVRVVNGIIEQLDLRLLIEEYSKDGKPSFHPKMMLKVMVYAYMDNTYSSRKIEKAMRENINFMWLSAQQVADHNTIARFRSKKLKTIFKDIFKQVVLLLAEEGLVSLKEVFTDGTKIESIAGRYTFVWGNAIKTRKEKMAEQLEQMWNYAQSIAEEEDSDPTPPEFKTIDKDKIEKTAKKIEEIISKNPKASTKAKAKLRYIQKNFSQNLDKYQEQEKVLDGRGSYSKTDPDATFMRMKDDHMQNGQLKPAYNVQVSSESQFVIHYTLHQTTNDLNTLKPHLNTFEELYQFLPEELTADAGYGSEENYDFLEEKNIETFVKYNTFDKEQGILKSKRKKINEDFHRDKLYYNEENDQYICPMGQPMNKITNRNRKTKSGYAQTSSLYQAQNCTGCPLRGACHKAQGNRIIERNQNLERHKERVRENILSEIGEIKRKQRTADVEPVFAHIKSNRNFKRFTHKGIEKVELEFGLHALAHNLRKKSA, encoded by the coding sequence ATCAATTATATGAGTATTAAATTTAAAGATTATAACCAGCAACAAAATTGGTTATTCCCACCATCAATCGAGGAATTGATTCCAGAAAATCATCCCGTTCGGGTCGTTAATGGAATTATTGAACAACTGGATTTACGATTGCTCATTGAAGAGTATAGTAAAGATGGCAAACCGAGCTTTCATCCCAAGATGATGCTTAAGGTGATGGTTTACGCTTATATGGATAATACGTATTCCAGCAGGAAGATCGAAAAAGCGATGCGTGAGAATATTAATTTTATGTGGTTGTCCGCTCAACAGGTCGCAGACCATAACACCATCGCACGTTTTCGGAGCAAGAAACTCAAGACTATTTTCAAAGACATTTTCAAACAGGTCGTCCTGTTATTAGCAGAGGAAGGACTCGTTAGCTTGAAAGAAGTTTTTACCGATGGAACTAAGATAGAGTCTATTGCCGGGAGATATACCTTCGTTTGGGGCAATGCCATTAAAACCAGAAAAGAGAAGATGGCAGAACAACTTGAACAAATGTGGAACTATGCCCAAAGCATTGCTGAGGAAGAAGACAGCGATCCTACACCACCGGAGTTTAAAACCATCGATAAAGACAAAATAGAGAAGACCGCCAAGAAAATAGAAGAGATCATCAGCAAAAACCCGAAGGCATCCACCAAAGCAAAGGCAAAATTAAGATACATTCAAAAGAATTTTTCTCAGAACCTGGATAAGTACCAGGAGCAGGAAAAGGTTTTGGACGGACGTGGCAGTTATAGTAAGACCGATCCCGATGCCACATTTATGCGCATGAAAGATGATCATATGCAGAATGGTCAACTTAAACCCGCCTACAACGTGCAGGTAAGTTCTGAATCCCAGTTTGTTATTCATTATACTTTACACCAAACCACCAATGATTTAAATACGCTTAAACCACATCTCAATACTTTTGAAGAACTTTATCAGTTTTTGCCGGAAGAACTTACTGCTGATGCTGGTTACGGCAGTGAAGAAAATTATGATTTTCTGGAAGAGAAAAATATAGAAACCTTCGTAAAATACAACACCTTCGATAAGGAACAGGGTATTTTAAAATCGAAAAGAAAGAAAATCAACGAAGACTTTCACCGCGATAAACTTTATTATAACGAAGAGAACGATCAGTATATCTGTCCGATGGGGCAACCGATGAATAAAATCACCAACCGAAATCGAAAAACAAAAAGCGGTTATGCTCAGACAAGTTCACTGTACCAGGCTCAAAACTGCACCGGTTGTCCGCTGCGAGGGGCTTGCCATAAAGCCCAGGGAAACAGAATAATAGAACGCAACCAAAATTTAGAACGGCATAAGGAGAGAGTTCGGGAAAACATCTTGAGTGAAATCGGAGAAATAAAACGCAAACAACGCACGGCGGATGTAGAACCCGTCTTTGCACATATCAAATCCAATCGGAACTTCAAGCGTTTTACACACAAAGGAATAGAAAAAGTGGAATTAGAGTTCGGATTACACGCTTTAGCACACAATCTAAGAAAAAAGAGTGCTTAA
- a CDS encoding SanA/YdcF family protein translates to MRFFKNTLKIVLVLLALGFIFIVWANHTIEYNTEDYVTENISKLPSEKVGLVLGTSKTLKNGGKNPYFYYRMDAAEELYKSGKITYIIVSGDNSTKDYNEPEDMQTELVERGIPKSKIFLDFAGLRTLDSVVRAKEIFGQKSYIIISQRFHNERAVFLAQKKGITAYGYNAKDVDKKAGLTTNLREYLARVKVFWDLFFGVDPKFGGSKVVIL, encoded by the coding sequence ATGAGATTTTTTAAAAATACCCTCAAAATAGTCCTGGTGCTTCTTGCGTTAGGATTTATTTTTATTGTGTGGGCAAATCATACCATTGAATATAATACCGAAGATTACGTGACTGAAAATATCTCAAAACTTCCCAGTGAAAAAGTGGGTTTGGTTTTGGGAACGTCGAAAACCCTGAAAAATGGCGGAAAGAATCCTTACTTCTATTATCGAATGGATGCCGCAGAAGAATTGTATAAATCCGGCAAAATCACTTACATCATCGTGAGTGGCGATAATTCTACGAAAGATTATAATGAACCTGAAGATATGCAAACTGAATTGGTCGAAAGAGGAATTCCAAAATCTAAAATATTTCTGGATTTTGCGGGATTGCGCACTTTAGACTCTGTGGTTCGGGCAAAAGAAATTTTCGGACAGAAATCGTATATCATTATTTCGCAACGTTTCCATAATGAAAGAGCTGTCTTTCTGGCTCAGAAAAAAGGCATTACCGCTTACGGATATAATGCAAAAGATGTGGATAAAAAGGCCGGTCTTACAACCAATCTGCGGGAATATTTGGCAAGAGTCAAAGTATTCTGGGATTTATTTTTCGGTGTGGATCCTAAATTTGGTGGTAGTAAAGTGGTCATTCTTTAA